One genomic window of Burkholderia diffusa includes the following:
- a CDS encoding FMN-binding glutamate synthase family protein: MLSRRYLAMWCAVLLLVAAAALASFHVLSWLWIIIPVALVAVGLYDLNQDRHAILRNYPLWGHFRFLFEFIRPEIRQYFVEDDTDEKPFSRAQRSLVYQRAKNVADNRPYGTELNVKAIAHEWISHSLAPTKLPSHDFRIRVGASRAQPYDISIFNISAMSFGSLSANAIRSLNLGAKKGGFAHDTGEGSLSKYHREHGGDIIWEIASGYFGCRNDDGTFNPDKFAKQAADPQVKMIEIKLSQGAKPGHGGVLPAAKITPEIAETRGVPMGKDCISPATHSEFSTPRGLLEFVERLRTLSGGKPTGFKLCIGHPWEFFGIAKAMIETGIVPDFIVVDGAEGGTGAAPLEFTDHVGVPLQEGLLLVHNTLVGIGVRDRVKIGASGKIITAFDIARTLAIGADWVNSARGFMFAVGCIQAQHCHTDRCPTGVATQDPVRQRAIVVPDKAERVYNFHRNTLHALQELVQAAGLGHPSALRAHHIVQRVAPHEVRLMSQLLKYLKPGALLDGQTCGYTLYDKWWPIARSDSFVLGETVYTSIE, encoded by the coding sequence ATGCTTTCCAGACGCTACCTCGCAATGTGGTGCGCCGTGTTGCTGCTCGTCGCGGCGGCCGCACTCGCGTCGTTCCACGTGCTTTCCTGGCTGTGGATCATCATCCCCGTCGCCCTCGTCGCCGTCGGCCTGTACGACCTGAACCAGGACCGTCACGCGATCCTGCGCAATTACCCGCTCTGGGGCCATTTCCGCTTCCTGTTCGAGTTCATCCGCCCCGAGATCCGCCAGTATTTCGTCGAGGACGACACCGACGAGAAGCCGTTCTCGCGCGCGCAGCGCAGCCTCGTCTATCAGCGCGCGAAGAACGTCGCCGATAACCGCCCGTACGGCACCGAGCTGAACGTGAAGGCCATCGCGCACGAGTGGATCAGCCATTCGCTCGCGCCGACCAAGCTGCCGAGCCACGACTTCCGCATCCGGGTCGGCGCGAGTCGCGCGCAGCCGTACGACATCTCGATCTTCAACATCTCGGCGATGAGCTTCGGCTCGCTGTCCGCGAACGCGATCCGCTCGCTGAACCTCGGCGCGAAGAAAGGCGGGTTCGCGCACGACACAGGCGAAGGCTCGCTGTCGAAGTACCACCGCGAGCACGGCGGCGACATCATCTGGGAAATCGCGTCCGGCTACTTCGGCTGCCGCAACGACGACGGCACGTTCAATCCGGACAAGTTCGCGAAGCAGGCCGCCGATCCGCAGGTCAAGATGATCGAGATCAAGCTGTCGCAAGGCGCGAAGCCGGGCCACGGCGGCGTGCTCCCGGCCGCGAAGATCACGCCCGAGATCGCCGAGACGCGTGGCGTGCCGATGGGCAAGGACTGCATCTCGCCCGCGACGCACTCGGAATTCTCGACGCCGCGCGGGCTGCTCGAATTCGTCGAACGGCTGCGCACGCTGTCGGGCGGCAAGCCGACCGGCTTCAAGCTGTGTATCGGCCATCCGTGGGAATTCTTCGGGATCGCGAAGGCGATGATCGAGACGGGCATCGTGCCGGACTTCATCGTCGTCGACGGCGCTGAAGGCGGCACCGGCGCGGCGCCGCTCGAATTCACCGACCATGTCGGCGTGCCGTTGCAGGAAGGGCTGCTGCTTGTACACAACACGCTCGTCGGGATCGGCGTGCGCGACCGCGTGAAGATCGGCGCGAGCGGCAAGATCATCACCGCGTTCGACATCGCGCGCACGCTCGCGATTGGCGCGGACTGGGTGAACTCGGCGCGCGGCTTCATGTTCGCGGTGGGCTGCATCCAGGCGCAGCACTGCCACACCGACCGCTGCCCGACCGGCGTCGCCACGCAGGACCCGGTGCGCCAGCGCGCCATCGTCGTGCCCGACAAGGCCGAACGCGTGTACAACTTCCACCGCAATACGCTGCATGCGCTGCAGGAACTCGTGCAGGCGGCCGGCCTTGGCCATCCGTCGGCGTTGCGCGCGCATCACATCGTGCAGCGCGTCGCGCCGCACGAGGTGCGGCTGATGTCGCAGTTGCTGAAGTACCTGAAGCCGGGCGCGTTGCTCGACGGCCAGACCTGCGGCTATACGCTTTACGACAAGTGGTGGCCGATTGCGCGCAGCGATTCGTTCGTGCTCGGCGAAACCGTTTACACGTCGATCGAGTAA
- the mnmA gene encoding tRNA 2-thiouridine(34) synthase MnmA, whose protein sequence is MSKRRVVVGMSGGVDSSVTAWLLKEQGYDVVGLFMKNWEDDDDGEYCSTRQDWIDVVSVADLIGIDVEAVNFAAEYKDRVFAEFLREYSAGRTPNPDVLCNAEIKFKAFLDHAMSLDAEMIATGHYARVRERDGRFELLKAFDHTKDQSYFLHRLNQAQLSKTMFPLGEIPKTKVREIAAQIGLPNAKKKDSTGICFIGERPFRDFLNRYLPTKPGPMKTPDGKVVGEHIGLAFYTFGQRKGIGLGGSKDGSGEPWFVAAKDIASNTLYVVQGHDHPWLLSRELVAGNVSWVAGEPPAEGFSCGAKTRYRQADAACTFGRAALGQADGERFSLAFDDPQWAVTPGQSAVLYDGEICLGGGIIEFAATGQPGQTAPTATHAGALAEAR, encoded by the coding sequence ATGAGCAAGCGCCGTGTAGTAGTGGGCATGTCGGGCGGCGTCGATTCGTCGGTGACCGCGTGGCTGCTGAAGGAACAGGGATACGACGTGGTCGGCCTGTTCATGAAGAACTGGGAAGACGACGACGACGGCGAATACTGCTCGACGCGCCAGGACTGGATCGACGTGGTGTCGGTAGCCGACCTGATCGGCATCGACGTGGAAGCCGTGAACTTCGCGGCCGAATACAAGGACCGCGTGTTCGCCGAATTCCTGCGCGAATACTCGGCCGGCCGCACGCCGAACCCCGACGTGCTGTGCAACGCCGAGATCAAGTTCAAGGCGTTCCTCGACCACGCGATGTCGCTCGACGCGGAAATGATCGCGACCGGCCACTACGCACGCGTGCGCGAGCGCGACGGTCGCTTCGAACTGCTGAAGGCATTCGATCATACGAAAGACCAGTCGTACTTCCTGCACCGGCTGAACCAGGCGCAGCTGTCGAAGACGATGTTCCCGCTCGGCGAGATCCCTAAGACGAAGGTGCGCGAGATCGCCGCACAGATCGGCCTGCCGAACGCGAAGAAGAAGGACTCGACCGGCATCTGCTTCATCGGCGAACGGCCGTTCCGCGATTTCCTGAACCGCTATCTTCCGACGAAACCCGGCCCGATGAAAACGCCCGACGGCAAGGTGGTCGGCGAGCACATCGGCCTCGCGTTCTACACGTTCGGCCAGCGCAAGGGCATCGGCCTGGGCGGCAGCAAGGACGGCAGCGGCGAACCATGGTTCGTCGCGGCGAAGGACATCGCATCGAACACGCTGTACGTCGTGCAGGGCCACGATCATCCGTGGCTGCTGTCGCGCGAGCTCGTCGCCGGCAACGTGAGCTGGGTCGCGGGCGAGCCGCCGGCCGAAGGCTTCTCGTGCGGCGCGAAGACGCGCTACCGGCAAGCCGATGCGGCCTGCACATTCGGTCGTGCCGCGCTCGGCCAGGCCGACGGCGAACGCTTCTCGCTCGCGTTCGACGACCCGCAATGGGCGGTCACGCCCGGCCAGTCGGCCGTGCTGTACGACGGCGAGATCTGCCTCGGCGGCGGCATCATCGAGTTCGCGGCCACCGGCCAGCCCGGCCAGACCGCGCCGACGGCAACCCACGCGGGCGCGCTTGCCGAAGCACGCTGA
- a CDS encoding NUDIX hydrolase: MKPEIWTPHVTVAALVERAGRFLVIEEETSTGLRINQPAGHLEAGETLADAVIRETLEETAHPFVPDALVGVYLAHYDRPGSAGATYLRFTFCGTAGEPLPGHRLDDGIMRTLWMSADELRACSERHRSPAVMRCVDDYLAGRRIPLDFVHTHSVAPRPEAFDRQAVNK; this comes from the coding sequence ATGAAACCCGAAATCTGGACCCCGCATGTGACCGTCGCGGCGCTCGTCGAACGTGCCGGTCGCTTTCTCGTGATCGAGGAAGAAACCTCGACGGGCCTGCGCATCAACCAGCCGGCCGGCCATCTCGAAGCCGGCGAGACGCTCGCCGACGCCGTGATCCGCGAGACGCTCGAGGAAACCGCGCATCCGTTCGTGCCGGACGCGCTCGTCGGCGTCTATCTCGCGCACTACGACCGCCCCGGCAGTGCCGGCGCGACCTACCTGCGCTTCACGTTTTGCGGCACGGCCGGCGAACCGCTGCCGGGCCACAGGCTCGACGACGGCATCATGCGCACGCTGTGGATGAGCGCCGACGAACTGCGCGCGTGCAGCGAGCGCCATCGCTCGCCGGCGGTGATGCGCTGCGTCGACGACTATCTCGCCGGGCGGCGCATTCCGCTCGATTTCGTGCACACGCATTCGGTCGCGCCGCGCCCGGAAGCATTCGACCGTCAGGCGGTAAACAAATGA
- a CDS encoding LysR family transcriptional regulator — protein MNMDDIASLDLNLLKVFEALYEEGGASRAALRLGLTQSAVSAALARLRVIYADPLFARTGRGLAPTPRADELKPILSDALDRCRASLAIAADGGERVGRTISIGLSDDFEIALGRALIDAVAREAAGIRLIFRQTHSGIAGDALLRHGVDLAIASGGFSANGLSRRAVATGGYACVIDPAGRAHAPRTLALADFVQRDHLLVSSGGVIGIVDEALAALGHKRRVAASTTHFAALPYLLAGSDAVATIPAHAARAIAQSTSLRALACPVELPRYPVEIGWRTSTQRDPAIVRVRDTIAACVATIVAP, from the coding sequence ATGAATATGGATGATATCGCCAGCCTCGACCTGAACCTGCTGAAGGTGTTCGAGGCGCTGTACGAAGAAGGCGGCGCGAGCCGCGCGGCGCTGCGGCTCGGCCTCACGCAGTCGGCGGTCAGCGCGGCGCTCGCGCGGCTGCGCGTGATCTACGCCGATCCGCTGTTCGCGCGCACCGGCCGCGGGCTGGCGCCGACGCCGCGCGCGGACGAACTGAAGCCGATCCTGTCCGATGCGCTCGACCGCTGCCGCGCAAGCCTCGCGATCGCGGCGGACGGCGGCGAACGGGTCGGCCGTACGATCTCGATCGGGCTGTCGGACGACTTCGAGATCGCGCTCGGCCGCGCGCTGATAGACGCGGTCGCACGCGAAGCCGCGGGCATCCGGCTGATCTTTCGGCAGACCCACAGCGGTATTGCGGGCGACGCGCTGCTGCGGCACGGCGTCGATCTGGCGATCGCGTCGGGCGGGTTCTCGGCAAACGGGCTCAGCCGGCGCGCGGTCGCGACGGGCGGCTACGCGTGCGTGATCGATCCGGCCGGCCGCGCGCATGCGCCGCGCACGCTCGCGCTCGCCGATTTCGTGCAGCGCGATCACCTGCTCGTGTCGTCGGGCGGCGTGATCGGGATCGTCGACGAAGCGCTGGCCGCGCTCGGCCACAAACGGCGCGTCGCGGCGTCGACCACGCATTTCGCGGCGCTGCCTTACCTGCTCGCGGGCTCCGACGCGGTGGCGACGATTCCGGCGCACGCGGCGCGTGCGATCGCGCAGTCGACGTCGCTGCGCGCGCTTGCGTGCCCGGTCGAACTGCCGCGCTACCCGGTGGAAATCGGCTGGCGCACGAGCACGCAGCGCGACCCGGCCATCGTGCGCGTGCGGGATACGATCGCCGCCTGCGTCGCGACGATCGTCGCGCCGTGA
- a CDS encoding carbon-nitrogen hydrolase family protein, producing the protein MSNSVIAALQIGASPAGTRATLDTILGYEAAIRDSGASLVVLPEAVLGGYPKGEIFGTRLGYRLPEGRDAYARYAAQAIDVPGPETDELAALSQRTGASLVVGVIERGGSTLYCTALFFDPRDGLVAKHRKLMPTGTERLIWGQGDGSTLPVVDTAAGRAGAAICWENHMPLLRCAMYAKGVQIWCAPTVDERDLWQSSMRHIAHEGRCFVVSACQVQPSPRALGIDVPGWDPERPLIRGGSVIVGPLGDLLTEPLVGEAGLVTARIDTDELVRARYDFDVVGHYARPDVFSLHVDERPKRSVVFGE; encoded by the coding sequence ATGTCCAACTCAGTCATCGCCGCGCTGCAGATTGGCGCATCGCCCGCCGGCACGCGCGCCACGCTCGACACGATCCTCGGCTACGAAGCCGCGATCCGCGACAGCGGCGCGTCGCTCGTCGTGCTGCCCGAGGCCGTGCTCGGCGGCTATCCGAAAGGCGAGATCTTCGGCACGCGGCTCGGCTACCGGCTGCCGGAGGGCCGCGACGCATACGCGCGCTACGCCGCGCAGGCGATCGACGTGCCGGGGCCCGAAACCGACGAACTGGCCGCGCTGTCGCAGCGCACGGGCGCGAGCCTCGTGGTCGGCGTGATCGAGCGGGGCGGCAGCACGCTGTACTGCACGGCGCTGTTCTTCGATCCGCGCGACGGGCTCGTCGCGAAGCACCGCAAGCTGATGCCGACCGGCACCGAACGGCTGATCTGGGGGCAGGGCGACGGCTCGACGCTGCCGGTGGTCGACACGGCGGCGGGCCGCGCGGGTGCCGCAATCTGCTGGGAGAACCACATGCCGCTGCTGCGCTGCGCGATGTATGCGAAAGGCGTGCAGATCTGGTGCGCGCCGACCGTCGACGAGCGCGACCTGTGGCAAAGCTCGATGCGGCACATCGCGCACGAAGGGCGCTGCTTTGTCGTGAGCGCGTGCCAGGTGCAGCCGTCGCCGCGCGCGCTCGGCATCGACGTGCCGGGCTGGGATCCGGAACGGCCGCTGATCCGCGGCGGCAGCGTGATCGTCGGGCCGCTCGGCGACCTGCTGACGGAGCCGCTCGTCGGCGAGGCCGGGCTCGTGACCGCGCGCATCGATACGGACGAGCTCGTGCGGGCGCGTTACGACTTCGACGTGGTCGGACACTATGCGCGCCCCGACGTGTTCTCGCTGCACGTCGACGAGCGGCCGAAGCGATCGGTCGTGTTCGGGGAATGA
- a CDS encoding helix-turn-helix transcriptional regulator, producing the protein MTRRADRLFQIAELLRGRRLTTAQQLADWLSVSPRTVYRDVRDLQLSGVPIEGEAGIGYRLNRNASLPPLTFTAEELAALAAGARMLETWGGARFAGGARSALAKIASAMPADKRTALDRLPVFAPSFHIDETFCAKVDAIHQAVDTHHVVSFDYRDRLGAHTKRRVWPLGLVYWGGRWTIGAWCELRDDFRTFDIARMGDITVHEQFPDMEGRRIADYMRIAEAPMR; encoded by the coding sequence ATGACGCGCCGTGCCGACCGCCTGTTCCAGATCGCCGAGCTGTTGCGCGGGCGTCGTCTCACGACCGCGCAGCAACTCGCCGACTGGCTGTCGGTGTCGCCGCGCACGGTCTATCGCGACGTGCGCGACCTGCAACTGTCAGGGGTGCCGATCGAAGGCGAAGCCGGCATCGGCTATCGGCTGAACCGCAACGCGAGCCTGCCGCCGCTCACGTTCACCGCCGAGGAGCTCGCGGCGCTCGCGGCCGGTGCGCGGATGCTCGAGACCTGGGGCGGCGCGCGCTTCGCGGGCGGCGCGCGTTCGGCGCTCGCGAAAATCGCGTCGGCGATGCCGGCCGACAAGCGCACCGCGCTCGACCGCCTGCCGGTGTTCGCACCGTCGTTCCACATCGACGAGACGTTCTGCGCGAAGGTCGACGCGATTCACCAGGCGGTCGATACGCATCACGTCGTCAGCTTCGACTACCGCGACCGGCTCGGCGCGCACACGAAGCGCCGCGTGTGGCCGCTCGGGCTCGTCTACTGGGGCGGACGCTGGACGATCGGCGCGTGGTGCGAGCTGCGCGACGACTTCCGCACCTTCGACATCGCGCGGATGGGCGACATCACCGTGCACGAGCAGTTTCCGGACATGGAAGGCCGGCGCATCGCCGACTACATGCGGATCGCGGAAGCGCCGATGCGCTGA
- a CDS encoding VOC family protein — translation MTSATATATATETATVERAIAWFDIPSLDFDRAIRFYETVLQTTLQREVIGGVPMALFDHEASSTGGSIVFDPQQMKPSANGVLVYLNAGESVVAALDRAKRAGGVVQGSVIELPNNYGYIGYLIDTEGNRVGLHAPKCH, via the coding sequence ATGACGTCCGCAACCGCAACCGCAACTGCAACCGAAACCGCAACCGTGGAACGCGCAATCGCGTGGTTCGACATTCCGTCCCTCGATTTCGACCGGGCGATCCGTTTCTACGAAACCGTGCTGCAGACGACGCTGCAGCGCGAAGTCATCGGCGGCGTGCCGATGGCCCTGTTCGATCACGAAGCGTCGAGCACGGGCGGCAGCATCGTGTTCGATCCGCAGCAGATGAAACCGAGCGCGAACGGCGTGCTCGTGTACCTGAACGCCGGCGAATCGGTCGTCGCGGCACTCGACCGCGCAAAGCGCGCGGGCGGCGTCGTGCAGGGCTCGGTCATCGAGCTGCCGAACAACTACGGCTACATCGGCTACCTGATCGATACCGAAGGCAATCGCGTCGGCCTGCACGCACCGAAATGCCACTGA
- a CDS encoding THUMP domain-containing class I SAM-dependent RNA methyltransferase, which yields MSSPTLYEFFAPCPRGLEAALAAELAEIAGRHLDGAPFTAGAQVPGGVHFRGGWAAGMAANLHSRIASRILLKIAHRAYRNEQDVYALALEQPWERWFASTQTLRVDITAIKSPLKSLEFATLRVKDAICDRMRDKTGARPSIDTGAPDVRVFAFLTATECTLYLDTSGEPLFKRGWRLDKGAAPLRENLAAGILRLTGWTPGTPLYDPMCGSGTFLAEAAQIALGVAPGVERRFGFEKLKQYDITAWQGLKVAALDAKRAARGKRDSLGVYGSDISGDMLEKARANLERAGVPSVWLKQVDARGMTPPCDGPGIILANPPYGERIEVRGRSARGEVRETGRNRGNDDAFRRTHTDAPDSEFFNALGDALKQRFTGWQAFLLTSDRSLPGQLRLRESAKTPLFNGALECRLFRFDLIAGSVKARPAAPEGDA from the coding sequence ATGTCCTCGCCCACCCTGTACGAATTCTTCGCTCCCTGCCCGCGCGGCCTCGAAGCGGCGCTTGCCGCCGAGCTGGCCGAAATCGCCGGCCGACATCTGGACGGCGCGCCGTTCACCGCGGGCGCGCAGGTGCCGGGCGGCGTTCATTTCCGCGGCGGCTGGGCCGCCGGCATGGCCGCGAACCTGCATTCGCGCATCGCGAGCCGGATCCTGCTGAAGATCGCGCACCGCGCGTACCGCAACGAACAGGACGTCTACGCGCTCGCGCTCGAGCAGCCGTGGGAACGCTGGTTCGCGTCGACGCAGACGCTGCGCGTCGACATCACCGCGATCAAGTCGCCGCTGAAGAGCCTCGAATTCGCGACGCTGCGCGTCAAGGACGCGATCTGCGACCGGATGCGCGACAAGACCGGCGCGCGCCCGAGCATCGACACCGGCGCGCCGGACGTGCGCGTGTTCGCGTTCCTGACGGCCACCGAGTGCACGCTGTACCTCGATACGTCGGGCGAGCCGCTGTTCAAGCGCGGCTGGCGCCTCGACAAGGGCGCGGCGCCGCTGCGCGAGAACCTCGCGGCCGGCATCCTGCGCCTGACGGGCTGGACGCCCGGCACGCCGCTGTACGACCCGATGTGCGGCAGCGGCACCTTCCTCGCGGAAGCCGCGCAGATCGCGCTCGGCGTCGCACCGGGCGTCGAGCGCCGGTTCGGCTTCGAAAAGCTCAAGCAGTACGACATCACCGCATGGCAGGGCCTGAAGGTCGCGGCGCTCGACGCGAAGCGCGCGGCGCGCGGCAAGCGCGATTCGCTCGGCGTGTACGGCAGCGACATCTCGGGCGACATGCTCGAGAAGGCGCGCGCGAACCTCGAGCGCGCGGGCGTGCCGTCGGTGTGGCTCAAGCAGGTCGACGCGCGCGGAATGACGCCGCCGTGCGACGGCCCGGGCATCATCCTCGCGAACCCGCCGTACGGCGAGCGGATCGAGGTGCGCGGCCGCAGCGCGCGCGGCGAGGTGCGCGAGACAGGCCGCAACCGCGGCAACGACGACGCATTCCGCCGCACGCACACCGACGCGCCGGACAGCGAGTTCTTCAACGCGCTCGGCGATGCGCTCAAGCAGCGCTTCACGGGCTGGCAGGCGTTCCTGCTGACGTCGGACCGGTCGCTGCCTGGCCAGCTGCGCCTGCGCGAATCGGCGAAGACGCCGCTGTTCAACGGCGCGCTCGAATGCCGGCTGTTCCGCTTCGACCTGATCGCCGGCAGCGTGAAGGCACGCCCGGCCGCGCCGGAAGGCGACGCCTGA
- a CDS encoding site-specific recombinase, which yields MFRSLTTLIKKWRASRNAGHQLDALLAHADADASYAERSEWLIELAHWLRRNGAMQVAHDTPAERDADARAYPAHARLRYLFHVLDRNPAWKSHAARILRGILRECDGISLLCDAGMPVHSGFFGALFERIDASLIPPAPNRRELTALFTLMFPTPEDAQWIDALPDDLLARLAELISFDVTDEERHEPGSFSRDLLAALHNLTCQISSTGLSQTVRSRLSDDDARKPLERQPLETQPFYRLTRAMLAVETAHAAVEDGGDSSKLLHEVNYLRVLLDECRIAVDDVFAHLYRNGVSVDIVFQVERMRMRILRAEMLLNAWMARDDLRGMARLTAELVDANQNSQSVSHLMRSNFSLFARKLVETNADTGEHYISRGRAEYLKMLRMAAGGGLVTVVTVCVKFAITGAHLQSMLEGLLAGVNYAASFMLMHFLHFTLATKQPAMTAPTLARELDDTGHEEGVKAFVASVIALIRTQAAAISGNVLVVLPVCLLVQLFAGNLLHANLISPGKAHATLHSFSLLGPTPFYAALTGVLLWASSLLAGWADNWFVLHRVGDALAYNRRLRLTLGAAGAAKLAHFCRSNVAGVVANVGLGLMLGLIPAIVTVFLFPFEVRHVTLSAGSIGIALGVLGKDALSTPELWWACAGVLSMAILNVLVSFALAFTMAVRSRSLRRTKVRALVGAIVRTVLSKPSALFWPAGTPAARAGQPGSH from the coding sequence ATGTTTCGTTCCCTGACGACCCTGATCAAGAAGTGGCGCGCGTCGCGCAATGCGGGCCACCAGCTCGATGCGCTGCTCGCGCATGCCGACGCGGACGCGTCGTACGCCGAGCGCAGCGAATGGCTGATCGAGCTCGCGCACTGGCTGCGCCGCAACGGCGCGATGCAGGTCGCGCACGACACGCCGGCCGAACGCGACGCCGACGCGCGCGCGTATCCGGCGCACGCGCGGCTCCGCTACCTGTTCCACGTGCTCGACCGAAACCCCGCATGGAAATCGCACGCCGCGCGCATCCTGCGCGGGATCCTGCGCGAATGCGACGGCATCTCGCTGTTGTGCGACGCGGGGATGCCCGTGCATTCCGGTTTCTTCGGCGCGCTGTTCGAGCGCATCGACGCGTCGCTGATTCCGCCCGCGCCGAACCGCCGCGAACTGACGGCGCTGTTCACGCTGATGTTCCCGACGCCGGAAGACGCGCAATGGATCGACGCGCTGCCCGACGACCTGCTCGCCCGCCTCGCCGAGCTGATCTCGTTCGACGTCACCGACGAAGAACGCCACGAGCCCGGCTCGTTCTCGCGCGACCTGCTCGCCGCCCTGCACAACCTGACCTGCCAGATCAGCTCGACCGGCCTGTCGCAGACGGTGCGCAGCCGGCTGTCCGACGACGACGCGCGCAAGCCGCTGGAACGCCAGCCGCTCGAAACGCAGCCGTTCTACCGGCTCACGCGCGCGATGCTCGCGGTCGAGACCGCGCACGCGGCCGTCGAGGACGGCGGCGACTCGAGCAAGCTGCTGCACGAGGTGAATTACCTGCGCGTGCTGCTCGACGAATGCCGGATTGCCGTCGACGACGTGTTCGCGCACTTGTACCGCAATGGCGTGTCGGTCGACATCGTGTTCCAGGTCGAACGGATGCGCATGCGCATCCTGCGCGCCGAAATGCTGCTCAACGCGTGGATGGCGCGCGACGATCTGCGCGGGATGGCCCGCCTGACGGCCGAGCTCGTCGACGCAAACCAGAACAGCCAGAGCGTGTCGCACCTCATGCGCAGCAACTTCTCGCTGTTCGCGCGCAAGCTCGTCGAGACCAACGCGGACACCGGCGAGCACTACATCTCGCGCGGCCGCGCCGAGTACCTGAAGATGCTGCGGATGGCCGCGGGCGGCGGGCTCGTCACCGTCGTGACCGTGTGCGTGAAGTTCGCGATCACCGGCGCGCACCTGCAGTCGATGCTCGAAGGGCTGCTCGCGGGCGTCAACTACGCGGCGAGCTTCATGCTGATGCACTTCCTGCATTTCACGCTCGCGACCAAGCAGCCCGCGATGACCGCGCCGACGCTCGCGCGTGAACTCGACGACACAGGTCACGAGGAAGGCGTGAAGGCGTTCGTCGCGTCGGTGATCGCGCTGATCCGCACGCAGGCCGCGGCGATTTCCGGCAACGTGCTCGTCGTGCTGCCCGTGTGCCTGCTCGTGCAGCTGTTCGCGGGCAACCTGCTGCACGCCAACCTGATTTCGCCGGGCAAGGCGCATGCGACGCTGCATTCGTTCTCGCTGCTGGGGCCGACGCCGTTCTACGCGGCGCTCACGGGCGTGCTGCTGTGGGCGTCGAGTCTGCTCGCGGGCTGGGCCGACAACTGGTTCGTGCTGCACCGGGTCGGCGACGCGCTCGCATACAACCGGCGGCTGCGGCTCACGCTCGGCGCGGCAGGCGCCGCGAAACTCGCGCACTTCTGCCGCTCGAACGTCGCGGGCGTGGTCGCCAACGTCGGCCTCGGCCTGATGCTCGGCCTGATTCCGGCAATCGTCACCGTGTTCCTGTTCCCGTTCGAGGTGCGCCACGTGACGCTGTCGGCCGGCTCGATCGGGATCGCGCTCGGCGTGCTCGGCAAGGATGCACTGAGCACGCCCGAGCTGTGGTGGGCCTGCGCCGGCGTGCTGAGCATGGCCATCCTCAACGTGCTCGTGAGCTTCGCGCTCGCATTCACGATGGCCGTGCGCTCGCGCAGCCTGCGTCGCACCAAGGTGCGCGCGCTGGTCGGCGCGATCGTGCGCACGGTGCTGTCGAAGCCGTCCGCGCTGTTCTGGCCGGCCGGCACCCCGGCGGCCCGCGCCGGCCAGCCGGGCTCGCATTGA
- a CDS encoding PqiC family protein: protein MTTTRANILASGAAAVFAALAACSSPPARFYTLSPADATAPVRSAPANPSFLIEVPSVGVPEQVAKNQLVVQKNAAQVDVLEQERWAAPPADEIRRALSDDLAAQLGTIDVANSAYPAGVPVYRISVNVQRFESWPGKRAAIDAVWSVRALGTQAVMTCRTSVAEPVADGYDALVAGHRRALDVIASQAASGVRAMAARRGAAVASTAATSASGKSPATAPVVPCPANPTPGDDAGATGKPGA, encoded by the coding sequence ATGACGACGACACGCGCGAACATCCTCGCGAGCGGCGCGGCGGCGGTCTTCGCCGCGCTCGCCGCGTGCAGCTCGCCGCCCGCGCGGTTCTATACGCTGAGCCCGGCCGACGCGACCGCGCCCGTGCGCAGCGCGCCCGCCAACCCGTCGTTCCTGATCGAGGTGCCGTCCGTCGGCGTGCCCGAGCAGGTCGCGAAGAACCAGCTCGTCGTGCAGAAGAACGCCGCGCAGGTCGACGTGCTCGAGCAGGAGCGCTGGGCCGCGCCGCCCGCCGACGAAATCCGCCGCGCGTTGTCCGACGACCTCGCCGCGCAGCTCGGCACGATCGACGTCGCGAATTCCGCGTATCCGGCCGGCGTGCCGGTCTATCGGATCAGCGTGAACGTGCAGCGCTTCGAGTCGTGGCCCGGCAAGCGCGCGGCGATCGACGCGGTGTGGAGCGTGCGCGCGCTCGGCACGCAGGCCGTGATGACGTGCCGCACGAGCGTCGCGGAACCGGTCGCCGACGGCTACGACGCGCTCGTCGCCGGCCACCGGCGCGCGCTCGACGTGATCGCATCGCAGGCCGCGTCCGGCGTGCGCGCGATGGCCGCGCGGCGCGGCGCCGCGGTTGCGTCGACCGCCGCGACGAGCGCGTCCGGCAAGTCACCGGCCACCGCGCCCGTCGTGCCCTGCCCGGCCAACCCGACACCCGGCGACGACGCGGGCGCGACAGGCAAGCCCGGCGCGTAA